In the genome of Desulforegula conservatrix Mb1Pa, one region contains:
- a CDS encoding protein-glutamate methylesterase/protein-glutamine glutaminase: MNIPRKLRAMVVDDTILYRKVVSDVLSTIPDVEVVGTASSGKIAISRLPVLKPDFITLDIEMPELNGIEVLKYLQKNMPEVGAVMLSTLTQEGSDMTIKALELGAFDFIAKPQTGTLQENTKFVHDALAPMVRAFKRQLEIKSILGRKPGTERSFPTAPATALKSQPQATGKTPASIMDRMSRIVKPHAGIPSSELVAIGISTGGPNALGRMMPMLPADIGVPILIVQHMPPLFTQSLAKSLDAKCAIKVKEAAEGDILTPGTAYIAPGGKQMRIAAAPDGRNRMIKITDDPPENSCRPSADYLFRSVAEHYIARSTGVIMTGMGSDGTAGLRSMKQNGSVIIAQNEASCTVYGMPKEPIESGIADIVAPLDEIAGEILKTLKRNK, translated from the coding sequence TTGAATATCCCTCGCAAATTAAGAGCAATGGTTGTGGACGACACCATCCTTTACAGGAAAGTGGTGAGCGATGTATTATCCACGATACCTGACGTGGAAGTTGTGGGTACTGCCAGCAGTGGTAAAATTGCAATATCAAGATTACCAGTTTTAAAACCTGACTTCATTACTCTTGATATTGAAATGCCGGAATTAAATGGCATTGAGGTATTGAAATATCTTCAAAAAAATATGCCCGAAGTCGGAGCTGTCATGCTCAGCACCCTGACCCAAGAGGGAAGCGATATGACGATCAAAGCCCTTGAGTTGGGGGCATTTGATTTTATAGCAAAACCTCAGACAGGGACACTTCAGGAAAACACCAAATTTGTTCACGATGCCCTTGCTCCGATGGTAAGAGCATTTAAACGCCAGCTCGAAATCAAATCCATATTAGGCAGAAAACCTGGCACTGAAAGATCTTTTCCAACAGCTCCGGCTACTGCCTTAAAATCCCAGCCCCAGGCGACAGGGAAAACACCTGCAAGCATAATGGACAGGATGAGCCGGATAGTAAAGCCTCATGCAGGTATTCCCTCTTCAGAACTCGTGGCAATTGGGATATCGACCGGCGGCCCGAATGCACTGGGAAGAATGATGCCTATGCTGCCAGCGGACATAGGAGTACCGATTTTAATAGTTCAGCATATGCCGCCTTTATTTACCCAATCTTTGGCAAAAAGCCTTGACGCAAAATGCGCCATCAAGGTCAAAGAGGCGGCAGAAGGAGATATACTGACTCCCGGAACAGCCTATATAGCTCCTGGTGGCAAGCAGATGAGAATTGCCGCTGCGCCGGACGGCAGAAACAGAATGATAAAGATAACGGACGATCCACCGGAAAATAGTTGCAGACCATCAGCTGACTATCTGTTCAGATCTGTGGCAGAGCATTATATAGCCAGATCCACCGGAGTAATAATGACAGGGATGGGATCCGACGGAACCGCCGGACTTCGGTCTATGAAACAAAATGGATCAGTGATAATCGCCCAGAATGAGGCATCCTGCACAGTCTACGGTATGCCCAAGGAACCAATTGAATCAGGAATTGCGGATATTGTGGCGCCCTTGGATGAAATTGCCGGGGAGATACTAAAAACTCTCAAACGGAATAAATAA
- a CDS encoding chemotaxis protein CheW gives MAEPRKTAKSIDGMLELATFYVGDALCGIDILNIQEINKHTEVTIVPQSPEYVRGVLNLRGKIVTIIDLGKKLGLEPIVKSKDNRNIIVESNEEQIGLFVECISDVLTADPTKIEPPPSNIIGTQGRFFTGVFKTENKLIGILDIDKILTE, from the coding sequence ATGGCCGAACCAAGAAAAACCGCAAAATCCATAGATGGCATGCTGGAACTGGCAACCTTCTATGTCGGAGACGCCCTTTGCGGAATCGACATTCTTAATATACAGGAAATAAACAAGCACACGGAAGTAACCATAGTGCCTCAATCCCCTGAGTATGTACGAGGTGTGCTTAACCTGAGGGGAAAAATCGTCACAATAATTGACCTTGGTAAAAAATTAGGTCTGGAACCCATAGTCAAAAGTAAAGACAACAGAAATATCATCGTTGAGTCCAATGAAGAGCAGATCGGGCTTTTTGTCGAATGCATCAGCGATGTTCTGACAGCGGATCCGACCAAGATAGAACCACCGCCATCCAATATAATTGGAACCCAGGGACGTTTTTTTACGGGAGTTTTCAAAACAGAAAACAAACTCATTGGAATCCTGGATATAGACAAAATCCTTACCGAATAA
- a CDS encoding CheR family methyltransferase, with protein MIKVTPAEFTLLVKYIHDISGIALDPGKEYLIETRLSPLLEQLGCKSYTELHQKAKTDPLKAIERKIIDGISTNETYFFRDKSPFDLLQFKLLPDIIDRRTDGGRKPRQVNLRIWSAASSTGQEIYSIAMIIKELGLDPKNYNITLIGTDISDAVIAQASYGKYNKFEATRGLSQGFLNKYFNQDGECWRIKDEVRAMAQFRKINLMESFAALGKFDIIFCRNVAIYFSPETRKNLYQKLCGALEPDGYLIIGSTESLSNDTTLFKPQKYLNSIFYQRSDYSPK; from the coding sequence ATGATAAAAGTAACTCCTGCAGAATTCACCCTTTTGGTGAAATATATTCATGACATTTCGGGAATTGCCCTGGATCCGGGCAAGGAGTATCTTATTGAAACCCGTCTTAGTCCGCTGCTTGAGCAACTCGGATGCAAATCCTATACGGAGCTGCACCAGAAAGCCAAGACAGATCCGCTTAAAGCCATAGAAAGAAAAATAATTGACGGGATTTCCACAAACGAGACATATTTTTTCAGAGATAAATCTCCGTTTGACCTTCTTCAGTTCAAACTTCTACCTGATATTATCGACAGAAGAACAGACGGAGGAAGAAAGCCAAGACAGGTGAATCTGAGAATCTGGTCAGCAGCAAGTTCCACGGGCCAGGAAATCTACAGCATTGCCATGATTATCAAGGAGCTTGGCCTTGACCCTAAAAATTACAATATAACTCTCATAGGTACGGATATATCCGATGCTGTAATAGCCCAGGCAAGTTATGGAAAATATAATAAATTTGAAGCGACACGGGGACTTTCCCAGGGCTTTTTAAACAAATACTTCAATCAGGATGGCGAATGCTGGAGGATAAAGGATGAAGTCAGGGCTATGGCGCAATTCAGAAAAATCAATCTGATGGAATCTTTTGCAGCCCTCGGCAAATTCGATATTATTTTCTGTAGAAATGTTGCCATATATTTTTCACCAGAGACAAGAAAAAATCTGTATCAAAAACTATGCGGGGCATTGGAGCCGGATGGGTATCTTATTATAGGCTCAACTGAATCCCTTTCCAATGACACAACACTTTTCAAGCCGCAGAAATATCTTAACTCTATTTT